A single region of the Fimbriimonadaceae bacterium genome encodes:
- a CDS encoding threonylcarbamoyl-AMP synthase → MTFLPATQENISRTADILRSGGLAIIPTETVYGIAAVATNAEAVAKIYSAKGRPADNPLIIHISSIEQIEPYIQGWTESGQALAKRYWPGPLTLVFKKTDLIPDIVTGGLDTVAVRMPSHLVAHALIEAVGAPLAAPSANKFMHLSATRVDHLDPTFVDRVDAVLDGGPCIVGLESTVVDVTEHPPRILRPGAVSRADIQAAIGSPLGAVPHPSLKRSPGLFPKHYSPNAPTMLVDVLPPDSAGLTFGEANPPHQVHMPADPVHYAKELYDALHRVDTQNPETIFIERPPENPEWEAVWDRIIRAAGDVDEDF, encoded by the coding sequence ATGACCTTTCTCCCCGCTACGCAGGAAAACATCAGTAGGACGGCCGACATTCTGCGCTCGGGCGGTTTAGCAATCATTCCAACAGAAACCGTTTACGGCATTGCCGCTGTTGCGACGAACGCAGAGGCCGTTGCCAAAATCTACAGCGCAAAAGGCCGACCCGCCGATAACCCGCTCATCATCCACATCTCAAGCATTGAGCAGATTGAGCCGTACATTCAAGGCTGGACTGAGTCGGGTCAAGCCCTGGCAAAACGCTACTGGCCCGGGCCCCTCACCCTCGTCTTCAAGAAGACCGATCTTATCCCAGACATTGTCACTGGCGGGCTTGATACGGTCGCCGTTAGGATGCCGTCACACCTCGTCGCACACGCCCTCATCGAAGCAGTTGGGGCCCCCCTCGCCGCCCCAAGTGCAAACAAGTTCATGCACCTCTCCGCGACGCGAGTAGACCACCTTGATCCAACCTTTGTTGACAGAGTAGATGCCGTTCTCGACGGAGGTCCGTGTATCGTTGGACTGGAATCGACCGTTGTCGACGTAACCGAGCATCCGCCCCGAATTCTTAGACCTGGTGCCGTCTCCCGAGCAGATATCCAAGCGGCAATCGGGTCCCCGCTCGGGGCCGTCCCACACCCGTCGCTAAAGCGTTCGCCCGGCTTATTCCCCAAGCATTACTCCCCAAACGCCCCGACGATGCTCGTCGATGTTCTGCCACCCGACAGCGCCGGTCTTACCTTTGGCGAGGCCAATCCACCTCACCAAGTGCACATGCCTGCCGACCCCGTGCACTACGCGAAAGAACTTTACGACGCATTGCATCGAGTGGACACCCAGAATCCAGAAACGATCTTCATCGAACGTCCCCCCGAAAACCCAGAATGGGAAGCGGTTTGGGATCGAATCATCCGCGCCGCTGGTGACGTGGACGAAGATTTCTAA
- a CDS encoding STAS domain-containing protein produces the protein MIVESYEDVIILSGALRSNFWQTVHTAISLTLKRHPSGVIIDCSGITECTVEGVDTFRDILHFIESQDARVIVAAVPANIRDVFRSVPEVRSQLPVAETVDDARRSLDLLVETPGKKKRKPGPMFSSKLVLLLRGEEQDRDGLEAAIRMSRDFSSQVVATFVIVVPRHQPLTAPMSEDEELAKSAFEPAKAMLSEADVNFVVKVERGRDFASTLEDVVQEERADYLLVPLAYDGNAVDEELKLVKSILTKVQGTVGFLRPKPRSIDAGK, from the coding sequence ATGATCGTCGAGAGTTATGAGGACGTCATTATTCTTTCGGGCGCTCTTCGCTCGAACTTTTGGCAGACTGTTCATACCGCTATTTCGCTGACTTTGAAGCGGCATCCGAGCGGTGTCATCATCGATTGCTCGGGCATTACCGAGTGTACGGTGGAGGGGGTTGACACCTTTCGTGACATCCTGCACTTTATTGAGTCGCAGGATGCACGTGTGATCGTTGCGGCGGTTCCGGCGAACATTCGCGATGTGTTTCGCAGCGTGCCTGAGGTTCGCTCACAATTGCCGGTCGCGGAGACAGTGGATGACGCTCGCCGGTCTTTGGATCTTTTGGTTGAGACTCCAGGGAAGAAGAAGCGCAAGCCAGGGCCGATGTTTAGCTCGAAGCTGGTGTTGCTCCTTCGGGGTGAGGAACAGGATCGGGATGGGCTTGAAGCGGCGATCCGAATGTCACGCGATTTTAGCTCGCAGGTGGTGGCAACTTTTGTAATCGTTGTGCCTCGGCACCAGCCTTTGACAGCGCCAATGTCGGAGGATGAGGAGTTGGCGAAGAGCGCTTTTGAGCCAGCGAAGGCTATGTTGAGCGAGGCGGACGTGAACTTTGTTGTGAAGGTCGAGCGCGGGCGAGACTTTGCCTCGACTCTTGAGGATGTCGTTCAGGAAGAGCGCGCGGACTATCTCCTTGTGCCGCTCGCTTATGACGGCAATGCGGTTGATGAAGAGCTGAAGCTCGTGAAGTCGATTCTAACGAAGGTGCAGGGGACCGTCGGATTTCTGCGACCCAAGCCGAGATCGATCGATGCTGGCAAGTAG